From the Babylonia areolata isolate BAREFJ2019XMU chromosome 33, ASM4173473v1, whole genome shotgun sequence genome, one window contains:
- the LOC143277056 gene encoding gastrin/cholecystokinin type B receptor-like, with protein sequence MSLTGAEHSPPGDHDHNHHLQNHLSRLAHDVTSSPALASTNNQSEDKEQLLQSINDLKAMHLLPAILVTLVLMLVGLLSNPLAIYIYGWRWQSSSTKIFLFALAVIDLLNCLITIPTEVLSMRNYYDFPSDALCKVSRFITYVMNNATVVIFLAIAVDRYTRICHPYRTAVSARGAKAACGVGLALGVTVSWPALLLYGRIELQIPARLNPPVFVTGAMCFVHKDMEKYSLAFFVYLCSAFFVCVLILVVLYTLIGRVILRRKRMLRQRKEATAAALETLGGVVVVMTKNGTGSGAGNTAAAAAAVAAREGNALEVPSASSTPYPSPSPARRSGTTMTTVVAGGEEGEEGGETGGGCNVQNFSFRCKKLRRPPRATLMLFLITVVFISSFLPFLIISIIRQHRGPAFYLGLSSREQVVVNIFIRSYIVNNCTNPIVYGLCNSQFRDECRRLYLALCRRGRRFVPSAAASSAAAANDNLQRGGGGGGGGGDSRTGFVTPRLERKPTPKH encoded by the coding sequence ATGTCGCTGACAGGGGCAGAGCACTCACCCCCAGGCGAccacgaccacaaccaccacctccagaACCACCTCTCCCGCCTCGCCCACGACGTGACTTCCTCCCCAGCCCTGGCCTCCACCAACAACCAGTCCGAGGACAAGGAGCAGCTGCTACAGAGCATCAACGATCTGAAAGCCATGCACCTCCTTCCGGCAATCCTGGTCACGCTGGTTCTGATGCTTGTCGGGTTGCTAAGCAACCCGCTAGCTATCTACATCTACGGCTGGCGATGGCAGTCTTCGTCCACCAAGATCTTCCTCTTCGCGCTAGCGGTGATCGATCTCCTCAACTGCCTCATCACCATTCCGACGGAGGTGCTGAGCATGAGGAACTACTACGACTTCCCGAGCGACGCGCTGTGTAAGGTGTCGCGGTTCATCACCTACGTGATGAACAACGCCACGGTGGTGATCTTTCTGGCCATCGCCGTGGATCGCTACACCCGGATATGCCACCCCTACAGGACCGCCGTGTCCGCGCGCGGGGCCAAGGCGGCGTGTGGGGTCGGGCTGGCGCTAGGGGTGACCGTGTCGTGGCCGGCACTGCTGTTGTACGGGAGGATCGAGCTTCAGATCCCCGCTCGTCTCAACCCTCCGGTCTTCGTCACTGGCGCCATGTGCTTCGTTCACAAAGACATGGAGAAGTACTCGCTGGCGTTCTTCGTCTACCTCTGCTCCGCCTTCTTCGTCTGCGTGCTCATCCTTGTCGTGCTCTACACCCTCATCGGACGCGTCATCCTGCGCCGGAAACGGATGCTGCGTCAGCGGAAGGAAGCCACGGCGGCGGCGCTGGAGACGctagggggcgtggtggtggtgatgacgaagaACGGAACCGGAAGCGGGGCCGGAAATacagccgccgccgccgccgccgtggCAGCGCGAGAGGGGAACGCGCTGGAAGTTCCCAGCGCTTCGTCGACTCCATACCCGTCCCCGTCGCCCGCGAGACGTAGCGGGACAACGATGACTACGGTGGTAgcgggcggggaggagggggaggagggaggggagactgGGGGTGGTTGCAACGTGCAGAATTTCTCCTTCCGCTGCAAGAAGCTCCGGCGCCCGCCGCGCGCCACGCTGATGCTGTTCCTCATCACCGTCGTCTTCATCTCCagcttcctccccttcctcatcatctccatcatccgCCAGCACCGGGGCCCCGCCTTCTACCTGGGCCTGAGCTCCAGGGAGCAGGTGGTCGTCAACATCTTCATCCGCTCCTACATCGTTAACAACTGCACCAACCCCATCGTCTACGGGCTCTGCAATTCGCAGTTCCGCGACGAGTGTCGTCGGCTGTACTTGGCGCTGTGTCGGAGAGGCCGCCGCTTTGTGCCCTCCGCCGCTGCCTCTAGCGCCGCCGCTGCTAACGACAACCTCCAgcgtggcggaggtggtggtggtggtgggggtgattcaAGAACAGGGTTCGTAACTCCTCGGTTAGAGAGGAAACCTACCCCGAAACATTGA